The following are encoded in a window of Ranitomeya variabilis isolate aRanVar5 chromosome 8, aRanVar5.hap1, whole genome shotgun sequence genomic DNA:
- the LOC143787597 gene encoding protein kinase C theta type-like, with amino-acid sequence MNVFGCQKIRGFQGTPGYMAPEMARRQPYNYTVDLFAFGVTVYQMATGYSPFYSGSCLRRVAYSVTCDKPCYPNTMDSQLRDVIERLLCKTPKKRQDVCSNLKGHPFFSPINWKELEAGRSLPPFTMTPIPVLETSKQIELDQVMSGIEAQEPPITPKDQRLFCGFSYISNRWKSIESRRNNSNGNIT; translated from the exons ATGAATGTATTTGGCTGTCAGAAGATCAGAGGCTTTCAAGGCACTCCTGGCTATATGGCTCCTGAG ATGGCTCGTCGACAGCCCTATAATTACACTGTTGACCTGTTCGCTTTTGGGGTCACAGTCTACCAAATGGCCACAGGATATTCCCCGTTTTACTCTGGTTCGTGTTTACGAAGGGTTGCCTATTCAGTGACATGTGATAAACCTTGCTATCCAAACACCATGGATTCTCAGCTGAGGGATGTCATAGAGAGA CTCTTGTGTAAAACACCAAAGAAGAGGCAGGATGTTTGCAGCAATTTAAAAGGACATCCATTCTTCTCGCCCATAAACTGGAAGGAATTAGAGGCGGGAAGGTCACTTCCACCATTTACAATGACACCT ATCCCAGTTTTGGAAACCAGCAAACAAATTGAATTGGACCAAGTGATGTCTGGCATTGAAGCTCAGGAACCACCTATAACCCCGAAGGACCAGCGGCTGTTCTGTGGCTTCTCCTACATCAGCAACAGGTGGAAGAGCATTGAAAGCCGCAGAAATAACAGCAATGGAAATATAACTTAG